Genomic window (Cellulosilyticum lentocellum DSM 5427):
ATAAGTTAAAGAAGGCTGCTCAATTATTTCAATATCTGCTAATAAATCATCATCAACATTAGGAATCATTCCTCCACTCTCCTTTAACTGATACTTCTCCTATACGGTCTAATACCAAATACTTCTGTCCTCCTTGCATTCTAAGCAATAAAACACTCTCACCTTGCTTAAGCCCGTAATGAAGTAGTATTTTCTTCCTACCAGAATAATTGTGCCCATGCTCTCCACCACCACCAGAAGTTGTTTGTCCCTGATAACTATGCTTATGTCCAGTATTAGTTGTCTGCCCTGTTGGACCTGCATCTCCAGAGTGTACATGTGTGTCTATGTTAGTTTCTTCAGTCTCGCCTTGATAGCTATGCTTATGATCTTCTATGTTTGTTGTTGCTGTAGAATGCGATACAGTCATATCTACATAGTGATCCGTCACGTGTTTAGTTAATATTAGAAACTCCTCACTCAATGGTAATCGTTGTTCTAGGGTGATAACTAAAGGGCTTTCACTTGTAACTACTCCCATCAATAAGTTCATAGGCTTAGCTGCTTCATTAGCTTCACATGCTGCTTGTTTTATAATTTCTACCAAATTAGGCACTAAAGTTCACTCCCTTCTTAGTTCCACCCCTAAGTGTTAGGTCCATAGTATGTAAGTTACTAGAAAAAGTATGCTTAACTTTTTCGACTAGCATATAATTTCTAACGTTAACATCACCTAGATTCAAGCACACAATAACACTGGAACCACCACGAACTCTCACATCACCAAATGCATCTTTAATGCTTAAATTTCTAGTCTTATCATTATATAGTTTAAGTAATGCGTCAGCCTTTGCTTTACCATTTGTCTTTTCATCAATCGTATCAAAGTACTGTAGTACACCCCACTTATTGATATTGGTTCCATCTTTAGCTATGTAAATTTCTCTCTTACCTGTCTCTTTATTCTCATAGCTTAGTTTAATCTTGTTGTAGGTTTCGCCATCTATACTAGACTTATAATCAAAGTCTTGAGCAGTCTCTTCATTAATTATCAAATCTAACTTCAAAGACTCTACATTCCTTAATGCTAAACTTCCAAAATCATCATATAAGACGTACATCTTTCCTTTGTTTTGTAATGTGAGGTCTAAAGCATTTTGCATGGTATCAAACAACGTTGTATTATCTTCAACTCGTGAAGCAATTACATACTCGGTATCTTCCACATTGCCCCATTTTAACCTAAACTCATTACAAATCTTTTTAAGCAATGCACCAGCAGTCTTGTTTTTATATACATATGTTTCTTTATTCTTAAAATACCTAAGCTGATCATATGCAACAACTTTAATAATGGGGCTTTTATCTCTCGATTTATTAAAAACAAAACCATAAAATATTTTTTCCCCATTATAAGTAAATGTAACTCTATTACCTTCTTGAAAGTTAATTATCCCATCTTTTAGAACAT
Coding sequences:
- a CDS encoding DUF2577 domain-containing protein, which encodes MPNLVEIIKQAACEANEAAKPMNLLMGVVTSESPLVITLEQRLPLSEEFLILTKHVTDHYVDMTVSHSTATTNIEDHKHSYQGETEETNIDTHVHSGDAGPTGQTTNTGHKHSYQGQTTSGGGGEHGHNYSGRKKILLHYGLKQGESVLLLRMQGGQKYLVLDRIGEVSVKGEWRNDS
- a CDS encoding XkdQ/YqbQ family protein, whose translation is MDSYVELLIQNEEIVYQPVIEGEIIWETERKGTPGKLTFNVLKDGIINFQEGNRVTFTYNGEKIFYGFVFNKSRDKSPIIKVVAYDQLRYFKNKETYVYKNKTAGALLKKICNEFRLKWGNVEDTEYVIASRVEDNTTLFDTMQNALDLTLQNKGKMYVLYDDFGSLALRNVESLKLDLIINEETAQDFDYKSSIDGETYNKIKLSYENKETGKREIYIAKDGTNINKWGVLQYFDTIDEKTNGKAKADALLKLYNDKTRNLSIKDAFGDVRVRGGSSVIVCLNLGDVNVRNYMLVEKVKHTFSSNLHTMDLTLRGGTKKGVNFSA